In Acidovorax sp. 106, the following proteins share a genomic window:
- a CDS encoding bifunctional 2',3'-cyclic-nucleotide 2'-phosphodiesterase/3'-nucleotidase, giving the protein MSIKTFVFRSAHPAQHGHPGHLSRRTAALGVVAIATSAALLTACGGSDGGPSNAGATATLAVLETTDLHFNVRSYDYFKLAEDKSYGFERTATLVRAARKEFANTLLVDNGDTIQGTALADYEATISPIPCTQQLSMYKAMGALGFDAGTLGNHEFNYGLPFLNQVLGGGLDVDGVDATKKCAGAGYPAVLANVYSSKTKKPLVQPYTLLERTVVAKGTDGNEVKLPIKIGVIGFTTPGIMNWDKRYLEGKVYTEGAVESATKYVPELRAKGADIVVALLHGGLDSAAYSPTMENPGLHLSKVAGIDAMVMGHQHGVFPDTAATPSFNLPGVDHKAGTINGVPAVMASSWGKALGVVQLALQWDGSKWVVNKTASKSELRNIQSKNAAGATVYVDADATIAPLIETQHQAAIKYVKTPIGQTDFRMSTLFADVGDPGAIQIVNQAQQTYVATYIKANLPQYAALPVLSVSAPFKSGFQGGADYTDVAVGPLAINNAADLYLYPNTVYAVKVNGADIKNWLEAAAQRFNQIDPAKTTEQALISTFPGYNFDMFTTADVQYAIDVTQAKGSRIKNLTYLGKAMDPAQEFVIATNNYRATSGKSFIDKLDGSGTIWASPDANRDVVIEYIRKNPAVTRTANGAAKSWRFAKVSVAGPVVFSSGANGLAVAQAAGLANVSLVAADDGSGKGTSKYAVDLSK; this is encoded by the coding sequence ATGTCGATAAAGACCTTTGTGTTCCGCTCTGCTCACCCCGCCCAGCACGGGCACCCTGGGCACTTGTCGCGCCGCACCGCCGCGCTGGGCGTGGTGGCCATCGCCACATCTGCGGCCCTGCTCACTGCCTGCGGTGGCAGCGATGGTGGCCCGTCCAACGCCGGTGCCACGGCCACCCTGGCAGTGCTGGAGACGACCGACCTGCACTTCAACGTGCGCAGCTACGACTACTTCAAGCTGGCCGAGGACAAGAGCTATGGCTTTGAGCGCACCGCGACGCTGGTGCGTGCCGCGCGCAAAGAGTTTGCCAACACCTTGCTGGTGGACAACGGCGACACCATCCAGGGCACCGCGCTGGCCGACTACGAGGCCACCATCAGCCCCATCCCCTGCACGCAACAACTGTCGATGTACAAGGCCATGGGCGCCCTGGGCTTTGACGCGGGTACGCTGGGCAACCACGAGTTCAACTACGGCCTGCCCTTTTTGAACCAGGTGCTGGGCGGTGGGCTGGATGTGGACGGTGTGGACGCCACCAAGAAATGCGCAGGCGCGGGCTACCCCGCTGTTCTGGCCAACGTGTATAGCAGCAAGACCAAGAAGCCGCTGGTGCAGCCCTACACGCTGCTGGAGCGCACGGTGGTGGCCAAAGGCACTGACGGCAATGAGGTGAAGCTGCCCATCAAGATCGGCGTGATCGGCTTCACGACCCCTGGCATCATGAACTGGGACAAGCGCTACCTCGAAGGCAAGGTCTACACCGAAGGCGCGGTCGAGTCGGCCACCAAGTACGTGCCCGAGCTGCGCGCCAAGGGCGCTGACATCGTCGTGGCGCTGCTGCACGGCGGGCTCGATAGCGCGGCCTACTCGCCCACCATGGAGAACCCCGGCCTGCACCTGTCGAAGGTTGCGGGTATCGATGCGATGGTGATGGGCCACCAGCACGGTGTGTTCCCTGACACGGCAGCCACCCCCAGCTTCAACCTGCCAGGCGTGGACCACAAGGCGGGCACCATCAATGGCGTGCCCGCTGTGATGGCCAGCTCGTGGGGCAAGGCCCTGGGCGTGGTGCAACTGGCGCTGCAATGGGATGGCAGCAAGTGGGTGGTCAACAAGACCGCCAGCAAGAGCGAGCTGCGCAACATCCAGAGCAAGAACGCCGCAGGCGCCACGGTCTATGTGGATGCGGACGCCACCATTGCCCCACTGATCGAGACGCAGCACCAGGCTGCGATCAAGTATGTGAAGACACCCATCGGTCAGACCGACTTCCGCATGAGCACGCTGTTTGCCGATGTGGGTGACCCAGGCGCGATCCAGATCGTCAACCAGGCCCAGCAGACTTACGTGGCCACCTACATCAAGGCCAATCTGCCGCAGTACGCCGCATTGCCGGTGCTGTCGGTCAGTGCGCCGTTCAAGAGCGGCTTCCAGGGCGGGGCGGACTACACCGACGTGGCGGTGGGCCCACTGGCCATCAACAACGCGGCCGACTTGTACCTGTACCCCAACACCGTGTACGCGGTGAAGGTGAACGGCGCCGACATCAAGAACTGGCTGGAAGCCGCTGCCCAGCGCTTCAACCAGATCGACCCGGCCAAGACCACCGAGCAGGCGCTCATCAGCACCTTCCCCGGCTACAACTTCGACATGTTCACCACGGCCGATGTGCAGTACGCCATTGACGTGACGCAGGCCAAGGGCAGCCGCATCAAGAACCTGACCTACCTGGGCAAGGCCATGGACCCCGCGCAGGAGTTCGTGATCGCCACCAACAACTACCGCGCCACCAGCGGCAAGAGCTTCATCGACAAGCTCGACGGCTCGGGCACGATCTGGGCCTCGCCCGATGCCAACCGCGACGTGGTGATCGAGTACATCCGCAAGAACCCCGCCGTGACGCGCACCGCCAACGGCGCCGCCAAGAGCTGGCGCTTTGCCAAGGTGAGCGTGGCCGGGCCGGTGGTGTTCAGCTCGGGCGCTAACGGGCTGGCCGTGGCGCAGGCTGCAGGCCTGGCCAATGTGAGCCTGGTGGCGGCGGACGATGGCAGTGGCAAGGGCACTTCCAAGTACGCCGTGGATTTGTCCAAGTAA
- a CDS encoding Smr/MutS family protein, with the protein MRLHDLHDLATVARQLREEQQRAEAEAQARREAAARQAAERTLFSRAVGPITPLPQPNLAQLEPQLPPPLPVQHWLDEERVLMESISDDFDVSTLLDTDDQLSFRRTGIGVEITRRLRSGHWSIQRQLDLHGLRVDEAREALGDFIRHAHKLGVRCVRVVHGKGLGSPGKSPVLKGRVQGWLVQKKEVLAFVQARPMDGGAGALLVLLQPAGGRNT; encoded by the coding sequence GTGCGCCTGCACGATTTGCACGACCTGGCCACCGTGGCCCGACAACTGCGCGAAGAGCAACAGCGCGCTGAAGCCGAGGCGCAGGCCCGCCGCGAAGCTGCGGCCCGACAAGCGGCCGAACGCACCCTGTTCAGCCGCGCCGTAGGGCCCATCACGCCCCTGCCCCAGCCCAACCTGGCGCAACTGGAGCCGCAGCTGCCCCCGCCCCTGCCGGTGCAGCACTGGCTGGACGAAGAACGGGTGCTGATGGAATCCATCAGCGATGACTTTGACGTGAGCACCTTGCTCGACACCGATGACCAGCTGAGCTTTCGCCGCACGGGCATCGGGGTGGAGATCACGCGCCGCCTGCGGTCAGGCCACTGGAGCATTCAGCGCCAGCTGGACCTGCACGGCCTGCGCGTGGATGAGGCCCGCGAGGCCCTGGGCGACTTCATTCGCCATGCCCACAAGCTGGGCGTGCGCTGCGTGCGCGTGGTGCACGGCAAGGGCCTGGGCTCGCCCGGCAAAAGCCCAGTGCTCAAAGGGCGCGTGCAGGGCTGGCTGGTGCAAAAGAAGGAAGTGCTGGCCTTTGTGCAGGCCCGCCCCATGGATGGCGGCGCCGGGGCGCTGCTGGTGCTGCTGCAGCCTGCGGGCGGGCGCAACACCTGA
- the radC gene encoding DNA repair protein RadC — protein MAIKDLPTDAQPREKLLARGPAALADAELLAILLRTGIVGKGVLQMAQELLDPPALDPDTGHLTGGFGGIAGLLNTSAADLERIKGLGPAKRAELVAVLELARRALAQQLREREVFDSPNAVKHYLQLHLAAKGHEVFAVLFLDAQNRLLALEELFRGTLTQTSVYPREVVLRALHHQAAAVVLAHNHPSGSVQPSRADEALTQTLKTTLALVDVRVLDHVIVAPGQALSMAEQGLV, from the coding sequence ATGGCCATCAAAGACCTGCCCACCGACGCCCAGCCGCGCGAAAAACTGCTGGCCCGTGGCCCCGCCGCTCTGGCCGATGCCGAGCTGCTGGCCATCTTGCTGCGCACCGGCATCGTGGGCAAAGGCGTGCTGCAAATGGCGCAGGAGCTGCTGGATCCGCCTGCCCTAGACCCGGATACGGGCCACCTCACCGGCGGCTTTGGCGGTATTGCCGGGCTGCTGAACACCAGCGCGGCCGACCTGGAACGCATCAAGGGCCTGGGCCCTGCCAAGCGCGCCGAGCTGGTCGCCGTGCTCGAACTCGCCCGCCGGGCCCTGGCCCAGCAACTGCGCGAGCGCGAGGTGTTCGACTCGCCCAACGCCGTCAAGCACTACCTGCAACTGCATCTGGCCGCCAAGGGGCACGAGGTGTTTGCGGTGCTGTTTCTGGACGCGCAAAACCGCCTGCTGGCGCTGGAGGAGCTGTTTCGCGGCACGCTCACGCAAACCAGCGTCTACCCCCGCGAAGTGGTGCTGCGCGCCCTGCACCACCAGGCCGCCGCCGTGGTGCTGGCCCACAACCACCCCAGCGGCAGCGTGCAGCCCAGCCGGGCCGACGAGGCGCTGACGCAGACCCTCAAAACCACGCTGGCGCTGGTGGATGTGCGTGTGCTGGACCACGTCATCGTGGCGCCGGGCCAGGCCTTGTCGATGGCAGAACAGGGGCTGGTGTGA
- a CDS encoding peptidylprolyl isomerase, producing the protein MTTTAAPLPAVPTVQPGSFLTLHYRLAGPAGDVINTFTDKPATLSLGTGELSPAMEQRLLGLPEGTRTTFELPAGEAFGERNADMQQWVARKLLSELGDPDEKYNVGDVVQFPTPDGLGSYAGAVQQVREDGAVLFDFNHPLAGQPVTFEVQLIGIL; encoded by the coding sequence ATGACCACTACAGCCGCCCCACTTCCCGCCGTTCCAACCGTTCAGCCCGGTTCCTTTCTCACCTTGCATTACCGCCTGGCAGGCCCTGCCGGTGATGTGATCAACACCTTCACCGACAAGCCCGCCACGCTGTCGCTGGGCACAGGCGAGCTGTCGCCCGCCATGGAGCAGCGCCTGCTGGGCCTGCCCGAAGGCACGCGCACCACGTTTGAGCTGCCTGCGGGCGAGGCCTTTGGTGAGCGCAATGCCGACATGCAGCAATGGGTGGCGCGCAAGCTGCTGAGCGAGCTGGGCGACCCGGATGAGAAGTACAACGTGGGCGATGTGGTGCAGTTCCCCACCCCCGACGGCCTGGGCAGCTATGCCGGCGCCGTGCAGCAAGTGCGAGAAGACGGCGCCGTGCTGTTTGACTTCAACCACCCGCTGGCAGGCCAGCCGGTCACGTTTGAAGTGCAATTGATCGGGATTTTGTAA
- the ispH gene encoding 4-hydroxy-3-methylbut-2-enyl diphosphate reductase encodes MISPQEILLAEPRGFCAGVDRAIEIVERAIQKFGAPIYVRHEIVHNTYVVNDLKAKGAIFIEELSDVPPGATLVFSAHGVSRAVQLEAEQRGFSIFDATCPLVTKVHVEVAKLAKEGYEFIMIGHKGHPEVEGTMGQLDHGIHLVEDVEDVARVQPAQTAKLAVVTQTTLSVDDAAEITAAVRARFPSVREPKQQDICYATQNRQDAVKVLSPQVDVVIVVGSPTSSNSNRLRELAARLGTQAYMVDSAEELRTEWFAGAARVGLTAGASAPEILVQQVIDRIKALGAVSVRSMSGIEETIKFPLPKGLKIDAATGLEITQRMPETGPAAH; translated from the coding sequence ATGATCAGCCCCCAGGAGATTTTGCTGGCCGAGCCGCGCGGCTTTTGCGCGGGCGTGGACCGCGCCATCGAGATCGTTGAGCGTGCCATCCAGAAATTTGGCGCGCCCATCTATGTGCGCCACGAAATCGTGCACAACACCTATGTGGTGAACGACCTCAAGGCCAAGGGCGCCATCTTCATCGAAGAGTTGTCGGACGTGCCGCCCGGCGCCACGCTGGTCTTCAGCGCCCACGGTGTGAGCCGTGCGGTGCAATTGGAAGCCGAGCAGCGCGGCTTCAGCATTTTTGACGCCACCTGCCCCCTGGTGACCAAGGTGCACGTCGAGGTGGCCAAGCTCGCCAAAGAGGGCTACGAGTTCATCATGATCGGCCACAAGGGGCACCCCGAGGTCGAAGGCACCATGGGCCAGCTGGACCACGGCATTCACTTGGTGGAAGACGTGGAAGACGTTGCCCGCGTGCAGCCCGCGCAGACGGCCAAGCTGGCCGTGGTGACCCAGACCACATTGAGCGTGGACGATGCCGCCGAGATCACGGCAGCGGTGCGCGCGCGCTTTCCGAGCGTGCGCGAGCCCAAGCAGCAAGACATCTGCTACGCCACGCAAAACCGCCAGGACGCGGTGAAGGTGCTGAGTCCGCAGGTGGATGTGGTGATTGTGGTGGGCAGCCCCACCAGCTCCAACAGCAACCGCCTGCGTGAGCTGGCGGCGCGCCTGGGCACCCAGGCTTACATGGTCGACAGCGCCGAAGAACTGCGCACCGAGTGGTTTGCGGGCGCGGCCCGCGTGGGCCTGACGGCAGGGGCGTCGGCACCAGAAATCCTGGTGCAACAGGTCATCGACCGCATCAAGGCGCTGGGCGCGGTGTCGGTGCGCAGCATGTCGGGCATTGAAGAAACCATCAAGTTCCCGCTGCCCAAGGGCCTGAAGATCGACGCGGCCACGGGGCTGGAGATCACTCAGCGCATGCCAGAGACGGGCCCGGCAGCGCATTGA
- a CDS encoding HPP family protein — MFFVFGPSGQIYRGGPENLSQIAAVRPVGRPQALRTRSMDAEANAAPAPAPLAREHAPVVNLRLHDAVAAYIQTGQGPQRRREPLTLVSDVMSHGALSVAPSMRVNDAWQTLAEHRVAQAPVVDELGRVVGLLLRADMAPLDLLPEPGAVKEAIELARRPVSEVMLTPVPAVAADTALRRVAGVLLSTGLPGLPVTDEAGVLAGFISRTDILRAVAADPPLDLWSGPAPDHS, encoded by the coding sequence ATGTTTTTTGTGTTCGGCCCTTCGGGCCAGATCTACCGGGGCGGCCCTGAAAACCTGAGCCAGATCGCAGCGGTGCGGCCCGTGGGCCGACCGCAGGCGCTGCGTACTCGCAGTATGGACGCCGAGGCCAACGCAGCCCCTGCGCCAGCCCCCTTGGCGCGCGAACACGCGCCCGTGGTGAACCTGCGGCTGCACGACGCCGTGGCCGCTTACATCCAGACCGGGCAGGGGCCCCAGCGGCGGCGCGAGCCGCTGACGCTGGTGAGCGATGTGATGAGCCACGGGGCGTTGAGCGTGGCGCCGTCCATGCGCGTGAACGACGCCTGGCAAACGCTGGCCGAACACCGCGTGGCGCAGGCCCCCGTGGTCGACGAGCTGGGCCGCGTGGTGGGCCTGCTGTTGCGGGCCGACATGGCGCCGCTGGACTTGCTGCCCGAGCCGGGGGCCGTGAAGGAGGCGATTGAGCTGGCGCGCCGCCCGGTCTCCGAAGTCATGCTCACCCCCGTGCCTGCCGTAGCGGCAGACACCGCCTTGCGCCGGGTGGCGGGTGTGTTGCTGTCTACCGGCCTGCCGGGTTTGCCTGTGACCGACGAGGCGGGCGTGCTGGCCGGGTTCATCTCGCGCACCGACATCCTGCGCGCCGTGGCGGCAGACCCGCCGCTGGATTTGTGGAGCGGGCCTGCGCCTGACCACTCCTAA
- a CDS encoding threonine/serine dehydratase: MIDRAAISAARQRLALHPHFLRTTPLLRLPGQALGVDCAEVWLKLEHLQVGGSFKARGMLYRLLANPVPDSGVIIASGGNAGIAVAAAAQALGVRCEVFVPEVSPEAKRARLRALGAEVVVTGAAYSEAFEACVARQQATGALQAHAYDQPEVVAGAGTLALELEEQAGRLPDTVLVSVGGGGLIGGVAAWVESRAHVVALEPEGAPTLHAARAAGQPVDVAVGGVAADSLGAKRIGAIGWEVSQRHVHDALLLPDEAIRAAQLWLWKELKLAVEPAAALGLAALQTGAYKSQPQETVALILCGANFDPTTLA, translated from the coding sequence ATGATTGACCGTGCTGCCATCTCTGCCGCCCGCCAGCGCCTGGCGCTTCACCCCCATTTTTTGCGCACCACGCCCCTGTTGCGCCTGCCCGGGCAGGCGTTGGGCGTGGACTGTGCAGAGGTCTGGCTCAAGCTGGAGCACCTGCAAGTGGGCGGCAGCTTCAAGGCCCGCGGCATGCTGTACCGCCTGCTGGCCAACCCGGTGCCCGACAGCGGCGTGATCATTGCCTCAGGCGGCAACGCAGGCATTGCCGTGGCGGCCGCAGCGCAGGCCCTGGGTGTGCGCTGTGAAGTCTTTGTGCCCGAGGTCTCGCCCGAGGCCAAGCGCGCCCGCCTGCGTGCGCTGGGTGCCGAAGTGGTGGTCACCGGTGCGGCTTACTCCGAAGCGTTTGAGGCCTGCGTGGCGCGCCAGCAAGCCACCGGCGCATTGCAAGCCCATGCCTACGACCAGCCCGAGGTGGTGGCCGGAGCAGGCACCCTGGCGCTGGAGCTGGAAGAACAAGCCGGCCGCCTGCCCGACACGGTACTGGTCAGCGTGGGCGGCGGTGGCCTGATCGGCGGCGTGGCCGCGTGGGTCGAGAGCCGCGCCCATGTGGTGGCCCTCGAGCCCGAGGGAGCGCCTACGCTGCATGCCGCGCGCGCTGCGGGCCAGCCCGTGGACGTGGCGGTGGGTGGCGTGGCCGCAGATTCCCTGGGGGCCAAACGCATCGGTGCCATCGGCTGGGAGGTGAGCCAGCGCCACGTGCACGATGCCTTGCTGCTGCCCGACGAAGCCATCCGCGCCGCCCAGTTGTGGCTGTGGAAAGAGCTGAAACTGGCCGTGGAACCCGCTGCCGCGCTGGGCCTGGCCGCGCTGCAAACCGGCGCCTACAAGAGCCAGCCGCAGGAGACCGTGGCGTTGATCCTGTGCGGTGCGAATTTTGATCCGACAACGCTGGCCTGA
- the serS gene encoding serine--tRNA ligase: MLDILLLRKDLDTAIARLETRKKPQAFLNVEAFQALESERKTLQTRTEELQAQRNQLSKQVGMLMSRGDKDGAEAVKAQVAAGKVELEQSAARLEQIQAELLAMLVAVPNLPHESVPLGSDEHGNVEVRRWGTPASFDFEVKDHVDVGTPLGLDFDMGVKLSGSRFTVMKGTIARLHRALSQFMLDVQTQEHGYTECYVPYAVNADSLKGTGQLPKFEGDLFAAKKGGQDGEPVPDNAALYLIPTSEVPLTNFVRDVVVAEDQLPIKLTAHTPCFRSEAGSYGRDTRGMIRQHQFDKVEMVQIVHPEKSYEALEEMTRHAEAVLQKLGLPYRVMSLCTGDMGFGAAKTYDLEVWLPAQNTYREISSVSNCEAFQARRLQARFKNAQGKNELLHTLNGSGLAVGRTLVAVLENYQRADGTVEVPAVLRPYMGGVSELAPQA, encoded by the coding sequence ATGCTTGACATCCTCCTCCTCCGCAAAGACCTCGACACCGCGATCGCGCGTCTGGAAACCCGCAAAAAGCCCCAGGCCTTCCTGAACGTGGAAGCGTTCCAGGCACTGGAATCCGAACGCAAGACGCTGCAGACCCGCACCGAAGAGCTGCAAGCCCAGCGTAATCAGCTGTCCAAGCAGGTGGGCATGCTGATGAGCCGTGGCGACAAGGACGGTGCCGAGGCCGTCAAGGCCCAGGTCGCCGCAGGCAAGGTGGAGCTGGAGCAGTCCGCCGCCCGCCTGGAACAGATTCAGGCCGAGCTGCTGGCCATGCTGGTGGCCGTGCCCAACTTGCCGCACGAATCCGTGCCCTTGGGTAGCGACGAGCATGGCAACGTGGAAGTGCGCCGCTGGGGCACGCCTGCCAGCTTCGACTTTGAAGTGAAGGACCACGTGGATGTGGGCACCCCACTGGGCCTGGACTTTGACATGGGCGTCAAGCTCTCGGGCTCGCGGTTCACTGTCATGAAGGGCACCATCGCCCGCCTGCACCGCGCGCTCAGCCAGTTCATGCTGGACGTGCAGACGCAAGAGCACGGCTATACCGAGTGCTATGTGCCCTACGCTGTGAATGCCGATTCGCTCAAAGGCACGGGCCAGTTGCCCAAGTTTGAAGGCGACCTGTTCGCCGCCAAAAAGGGCGGACAAGACGGCGAGCCCGTGCCCGACAACGCGGCGCTGTACCTCATCCCCACCAGCGAAGTGCCGCTGACCAACTTTGTGCGCGATGTGGTGGTGGCCGAAGACCAGCTGCCCATCAAGCTCACGGCCCACACACCGTGCTTTCGCTCTGAAGCGGGCAGCTATGGCCGTGACACGCGTGGCATGATCCGCCAGCACCAGTTCGACAAGGTCGAGATGGTGCAGATCGTGCACCCTGAAAAGAGCTACGAAGCGCTGGAAGAAATGACCCGGCACGCCGAAGCCGTGCTGCAAAAGCTGGGCTTGCCTTACCGCGTGATGAGCCTGTGCACCGGCGACATGGGCTTTGGCGCTGCCAAGACCTACGACTTGGAGGTGTGGCTGCCCGCGCAAAACACCTACCGCGAGATCAGCTCGGTGAGCAACTGCGAAGCCTTCCAGGCCCGCCGCCTGCAAGCCCGCTTCAAGAACGCCCAGGGCAAGAACGAGCTGCTGCACACCTTGAACGGCTCGGGCCTGGCCGTAGGCCGCACCCTGGTGGCCGTGCTGGAAAACTATCAGCGTGCGGATGGAACCGTCGAGGTTCCGGCCGTTCTCCGTCCCTACATGGGTGGAGTGTCGGAGCTTGCTCCGCAGGCTTGA
- a CDS encoding DUF1993 family protein, which translates to MTYPMHTSSVPVFRQMLGALKDVLAKTEAHATARKIEPDALLQARLYPDMFPMARQVLIACDFAKGVCARLAGVEVPSYPDGERPGFAELNERIDTVLAFIEGLPAENFAEAATRQITLQPGTPREKQFVGQAYLLHYGLPQFFFHATTAYALARHNGVEVGKRDYMGKV; encoded by the coding sequence ATGACCTATCCCATGCACACCTCCAGCGTCCCCGTGTTTCGCCAGATGTTGGGCGCTTTGAAGGACGTGCTTGCCAAGACCGAGGCCCACGCCACCGCCCGCAAGATCGAGCCCGACGCCCTGCTGCAAGCCCGGCTCTACCCCGACATGTTCCCCATGGCCCGCCAGGTGCTGATCGCTTGCGACTTCGCGAAGGGCGTCTGCGCCCGTCTGGCTGGTGTTGAGGTGCCCTCTTATCCTGATGGCGAGCGCCCGGGCTTTGCAGAGCTGAATGAACGCATTGACACCGTGCTGGCGTTCATCGAAGGCCTGCCCGCCGAGAACTTTGCCGAAGCCGCCACCCGCCAGATCACCCTGCAGCCCGGCACCCCGCGTGAAAAGCAGTTTGTGGGCCAGGCCTACTTGTTGCACTACGGTTTGCCGCAATTCTTCTTCCACGCCACCACCGCCTATGCGCTGGCACGCCACAACGGGGTGGAAGTGGGCAAGCGCGACTACATGGGCAAGGTCTGA
- a CDS encoding phosphodiesterase, whose amino-acid sequence MTTTLLLQLSDLHIREPGRLAYGRINTAPYLQQAVHSITRLPQRPDAVVITGDLTDFGRAAEYDHLRALLAPLGSMPIYLLPGNHDDRSQLRASFPEHAHYLGHDGFVQYSVPVGEMQLIALDTVVPGASAGSLCTQRLAWLEAELERQSHRPVVIAMHHPPFQTLIGHMDKIGLLEGAQALEAIVARHPNVERVICGHLHRSIQVRFGGSIASTVPAPAHQVSLDLSPQAPSTWMLEPPGFAIHALPRGARMVSHLAASGSFEGPFPFHEPDGQLID is encoded by the coding sequence ATGACCACCACCTTGCTGCTGCAACTGTCTGACCTGCACATCCGCGAGCCAGGCCGCCTGGCCTATGGCCGCATCAACACGGCACCGTACCTGCAGCAGGCGGTGCACAGCATCACCCGCCTGCCCCAGCGCCCCGATGCCGTGGTCATCACCGGCGACCTGACCGACTTTGGCCGCGCAGCCGAGTACGACCACCTGCGCGCCCTGCTGGCCCCGCTGGGGTCCATGCCCATCTACCTGCTGCCGGGCAACCACGACGATCGCAGCCAACTGCGCGCCAGCTTTCCAGAACACGCCCATTACCTGGGCCACGACGGGTTTGTGCAATACAGCGTACCCGTGGGCGAAATGCAGTTGATTGCGCTGGACACCGTGGTGCCCGGGGCCAGCGCAGGCAGCCTGTGCACCCAGCGCCTTGCGTGGCTGGAGGCCGAGCTAGAGCGCCAGAGCCACCGCCCCGTGGTCATCGCCATGCACCACCCGCCGTTTCAAACACTGATCGGCCACATGGACAAGATTGGTCTGCTCGAAGGCGCCCAGGCGCTAGAGGCCATCGTGGCCCGCCACCCCAACGTCGAGCGCGTCATTTGCGGCCACCTGCACCGCAGCATCCAGGTGCGCTTTGGCGGCAGCATCGCCTCCACCGTCCCCGCCCCCGCGCACCAGGTCAGCCTGGACCTGTCGCCGCAAGCGCCATCCACCTGGATGCTGGAGCCCCCAGGCTTCGCCATCCACGCCCTGCCACGCGGGGCGCGCATGGTGTCTCATTTGGCAGCCAGTGGGTCATTTGAAGGGCCGTTCCCATTCCATGAGCCGGATGGGCAACTCATCGATTGA
- a CDS encoding ABC transporter ATP-binding protein codes for MELERTRVDIVQCAKTYADGTRGLQPTDLVVEPGEVLALLGPSGCGKTTLLRLIAGLEAPDAGSRIAFGGTDVTQLPIERRGVGMVFQHYALFPQMSVEANIGYGLKIRGVAEDERRRTVGELVDLVRLNGLEKKRPAELSGGQRQRVALARAVAVRPRVLLLDEPLTALDAKLKESLRDELAELLRRLHITAIHVTHDQQEALAIADRLAVMRAGHIVQVGDGETLYRTPAHPFVAAFLGKVNRLERDAAARDRQVLPLGGIDLPCPVSCQGLDTLLARPEDLEVALDTTGDAFTMAWGRAEVIQRSFLGDRVQLSLRVVDQSSLLRADVARDHPARTGDTVGIRIHPERLMPLAEETTP; via the coding sequence ATGGAACTTGAACGCACGCGCGTGGACATCGTCCAGTGCGCCAAAACCTATGCCGACGGCACACGCGGCCTACAGCCCACCGACTTGGTGGTGGAGCCCGGCGAAGTGCTCGCGCTGCTCGGTCCCTCGGGCTGCGGCAAGACCACGCTGCTGCGCCTGATTGCGGGGCTGGAGGCCCCCGATGCAGGCAGCCGTATCGCCTTTGGTGGCACCGATGTGACGCAGTTGCCCATTGAGCGGCGCGGCGTGGGCATGGTGTTCCAGCACTACGCGCTGTTTCCGCAGATGAGCGTGGAGGCCAACATTGGCTACGGCCTCAAGATTCGCGGAGTGGCCGAAGACGAGCGCCGCCGCACGGTGGGCGAGCTGGTCGACCTGGTGCGCCTGAACGGCCTGGAGAAAAAACGCCCCGCCGAGCTATCGGGCGGCCAACGCCAGCGCGTGGCCCTGGCCCGCGCCGTGGCCGTGCGCCCGCGCGTGCTGCTGCTGGACGAGCCACTCACGGCGCTGGATGCCAAGCTCAAAGAATCGCTGCGCGACGAGCTGGCCGAGCTGCTGCGCCGCCTGCACATCACCGCCATCCACGTCACGCACGACCAGCAAGAAGCCCTGGCCATTGCCGACCGGCTGGCCGTGATGCGTGCGGGCCACATCGTGCAAGTGGGCGATGGCGAGACGCTGTACCGCACCCCGGCGCACCCGTTTGTGGCGGCCTTTCTGGGCAAAGTCAATCGCCTTGAACGCGACGCCGCTGCCCGCGACCGCCAGGTGCTGCCCCTGGGCGGCATCGACCTGCCCTGCCCCGTATCCTGCCAAGGGCTGGACACCTTGCTGGCACGCCCTGAAGACCTGGAAGTGGCCCTGGACACCACAGGCGACGCATTCACCATGGCCTGGGGCCGTGCAGAGGTTATTCAGCGCAGCTTTCTGGGCGACCGCGTGCAGCTCAGCCTGCGCGTGGTCGACCAAAGCAGCCTGCTGCGCGCCGATGTGGCCCGCGACCACCCTGCACGCACGGGCGACACCGTCGGCATCCGCATCCACCCCGAACGCCTGATGCCCTTGGCCGAGGAGACCACGCCATGA